A section of the Paracoccaceae bacterium genome encodes:
- the purL gene encoding phosphoribosylformylglycinamidine synthase subunit PurL: MQEPEITDELIAAHGLKHDEYAEIIRLLNREPTFTELGIFSAMWNEHCSYKSSKKWLRTLPTEGPQVICGPGENAGVVDIGDGQAVVFKMESHNHPSYIEPYQGAATGVGGILRDVFTMGARPIAAINSLSFGRPEHPKTRSLVAGVVEGVGGYGNAFGVPTVGGEVRFDASYDGNCLVNAFAAGLADADAIFYSAASGVGRPVVYLGAKTGRDGVGGATMASAEFDDTIEDKRPTVQVGDPFTEKRLLEACLELMQTGAVVSIQDMGAAGLTCSAVEMGDKGGLGVRLTLDAVPVREENMTAYEMMLSESQERMLMVLDPDKEDIARAVFDKWDLDFAVVGETIAEDRFLIVHGDTVMADLPLSKLASTAPEYDRKWVETPAPAALGDVPAIDPVDALRTLVGSPNYAAKQWVWDQYDSQVMADTLRTPGQGAGIVRVHGTDKALAFTSDVTPRYVVANPEVGGAQAVVEAYRNLSAVGAKPLASTDNLNFGNPEKPQIMGQLVGAIKGIGAGCAALDMPIVSGNVSLYNETDGTGILPTPTIGAVGLIGAGEAPIGGTAQAGQMVLLVGETVGHLGCSALLAEAWGRRDGAPPPVDLTAERRNGEFVRNNRGWIGGATDLSDGGLALAAFEMAEASGIGVALDAADIPTLFGEDQARYLLACDFDAAEALMAAAAQARVPIACVGRFGGDAVTFGRSSAPLSELAALYRSAFADAVA; this comes from the coding sequence ATGCAGGAACCAGAAATCACTGACGAGCTGATTGCCGCACATGGGCTGAAGCACGACGAATACGCCGAGATCATTCGGCTGCTGAACCGGGAACCGACGTTCACGGAGCTCGGCATTTTTTCGGCCATGTGGAACGAGCATTGTTCCTATAAATCCTCGAAAAAATGGCTGCGAACGCTGCCGACCGAAGGGCCGCAGGTGATTTGCGGACCCGGCGAAAACGCCGGCGTCGTCGACATCGGAGACGGGCAAGCCGTTGTTTTCAAAATGGAAAGCCACAACCACCCGAGCTATATCGAACCCTATCAGGGCGCGGCCACAGGTGTTGGCGGCATTCTGCGCGATGTCTTCACGATGGGCGCGCGCCCCATTGCGGCGATCAACTCGCTGTCGTTCGGGCGGCCCGAGCATCCCAAGACCCGGTCTCTGGTGGCGGGTGTCGTGGAAGGCGTCGGCGGGTATGGCAATGCCTTCGGGGTGCCGACGGTTGGCGGAGAGGTTCGGTTTGATGCCTCTTATGACGGCAATTGTCTGGTCAACGCCTTTGCCGCCGGATTGGCCGATGCAGATGCGATCTTCTATTCCGCCGCTTCTGGCGTGGGCCGTCCCGTCGTCTATCTGGGCGCAAAGACAGGGCGCGACGGGGTCGGCGGTGCCACAATGGCCAGTGCGGAATTCGACGACACCATCGAGGACAAGCGCCCAACCGTTCAGGTCGGCGACCCGTTCACCGAAAAGCGCCTGCTGGAGGCTTGTCTGGAGCTGATGCAGACCGGCGCGGTCGTTTCAATTCAGGACATGGGGGCGGCGGGGCTGACCTGTTCTGCGGTCGAAATGGGCGACAAGGGCGGCTTGGGCGTGCGGCTGACCCTCGACGCGGTGCCGGTGCGTGAAGAGAATATGACCGCCTATGAAATGATGCTGTCGGAATCCCAGGAACGGATGCTGATGGTGCTGGACCCCGACAAGGAAGACATCGCGCGGGCAGTGTTCGACAAATGGGACCTCGATTTCGCGGTCGTTGGCGAAACCATTGCCGAGGATCGCTTTCTGATCGTCCACGGCGACACCGTCATGGCCGATCTGCCGCTGTCAAAACTCGCCTCGACCGCGCCGGAATATGACCGCAAATGGGTCGAAACCCCGGCCCCGGCAGCGTTGGGGGATGTGCCCGCGATTGACCCGGTTGATGCGCTGCGCACGCTGGTCGGATCGCCGAATTACGCCGCCAAGCAGTGGGTCTGGGACCAATACGACAGTCAGGTGATGGCCGACACGCTGCGCACCCCCGGTCAGGGCGCCGGGATCGTGCGGGTGCATGGCACCGACAAGGCGCTGGCCTTCACCTCGGACGTGACGCCGCGCTATGTGGTGGCGAATCCCGAGGTTGGCGGCGCGCAGGCCGTGGTCGAGGCTTATCGCAACCTCTCAGCAGTGGGTGCCAAGCCTCTGGCATCGACGGATAATCTGAACTTCGGAAATCCGGAAAAACCACAGATCATGGGCCAGTTGGTCGGCGCGATCAAAGGCATCGGTGCGGGTTGCGCGGCGCTGGATATGCCGATCGTGTCGGGCAATGTCAGCCTTTATAACGAAACCGACGGCACCGGCATTCTGCCGACCCCGACGATCGGGGCCGTGGGCCTGATCGGGGCTGGTGAAGCGCCGATTGGCGGCACGGCGCAGGCCGGGCAGATGGTGCTGCTGGTTGGAGAAACCGTCGGCCACCTGGGCTGTTCCGCACTGCTGGCCGAAGCCTGGGGGCGGCGCGACGGTGCGCCACCGCCGGTTGATCTGACGGCCGAGCGACGCAACGGAGAGTTTGTGCGCAACAATCGAGGCTGGATTGGCGGCGCGACCGACCTGTCCGATGGCGGATTGGCATTGGCCGCTTTCGAAATGGCCGAAGCCTCAGGGATCGGCGTCGCCCTGGACGCCGCCGACATCCCGACCTTGTTTGGCGAAGATCAGGCGCGTTACCTGCTGGCCTGTGATTTCGACGCGGCCGAGGCGCTGATGGCGGCTGCCGCGCAGGCCAGGGTGCCGATCGCTTGCGTTGGCAGGTTCGGCGGTGACGCCGTCACCTTTGGACGCAGCAGCGCGCCGCTGTCCGAACTGGCGGCCCTGTACCGAAGCGCGTTTGCCGACGCTGTGGCCTGA